A genomic segment from Nodosilinea sp. FACHB-141 encodes:
- a CDS encoding PIG-L deacetylase family protein → MVSLDVSPASSPFAAAALPLQLFSLKAPVLVVAPHPDDETLGCGGAIAQLRAIGCPVYVLVISDGTRSHPRSQQYPPPRLRQVRQAETLAALALLQVDADCVTFLGLPDGEVPHLSRPGDHPVAQAALELCQTYLRQTAPQTIFVPYQFDPHRDHRASWQLVQGAIANLPQPPRRLEYPIWDWDPRQRQPLAEGYRAWRLDVAAQVELKRQAIHCYRSQTTDLIADDPTGFRLLPEMIANFLHPWEIYLEQTP, encoded by the coding sequence ATGGTGAGTCTGGATGTTTCACCGGCCTCGTCGCCTTTTGCGGCGGCGGCGCTACCTCTGCAATTGTTTAGTCTCAAAGCGCCGGTACTGGTGGTAGCCCCCCACCCCGACGACGAAACCCTGGGCTGTGGTGGTGCTATTGCCCAACTGCGAGCCATAGGTTGCCCGGTGTATGTGCTGGTGATCAGCGACGGCACCCGTTCCCACCCGCGATCGCAGCAGTATCCGCCTCCAAGGCTACGGCAGGTGCGCCAGGCCGAAACTCTGGCAGCCCTGGCGTTGCTCCAAGTAGACGCCGACTGCGTCACGTTTTTAGGCCTGCCTGACGGGGAGGTACCCCATTTATCGCGCCCCGGCGATCACCCTGTCGCTCAGGCAGCCCTAGAGCTGTGTCAGACCTACCTGCGGCAAACAGCTCCCCAAACGATTTTTGTGCCTTACCAGTTTGACCCTCACCGCGACCATCGGGCGAGTTGGCAGCTAGTGCAAGGAGCGATTGCTAACCTTCCCCAGCCGCCTCGACGGCTCGAATACCCAATTTGGGACTGGGACCCTCGCCAGCGTCAGCCCCTGGCCGAGGGCTACCGGGCCTGGCGGCTCGATGTGGCGGCCCAGGTTGAGCTCAAGCGGCAAGCCATCCACTGCTACCGCTCCCAAACCACCGATCTGATTGCGGATGACCCCACCGGGTTTCGCCTATTGCCCGAGATGATCGCCAACTTTCTCCACCCCTGGGAAATTTATCTAGAGCAAACTCCATGA
- a CDS encoding DUF3891 family protein, translating into MIVNLQTDGWEIIYHRAHALLAAQIAGYWDFSKKTYRLYETIAAIAHHDHLEKEWEGNELTEAGAPLDFTLDKESPIDKLKQHADEALYQGRWVAMLISMHLCFLNQAKGEEDPEMANFLKEQRQRQAQWQAELGVTQEDAEKAYTFMRWCDRMSLILSQRQIPAAGRQLEITKGPDGKQYNVHELDSGDLCVTPWPFSCDKFTVMVDASYLSQLQFKSNEELTKALMEAPRKTLAWTLRKSDD; encoded by the coding sequence ATGATCGTCAATCTTCAAACTGATGGCTGGGAAATTATTTACCACCGTGCTCACGCACTTTTAGCGGCTCAAATTGCCGGCTATTGGGACTTTAGCAAAAAAACCTACCGACTCTACGAAACTATTGCCGCGATCGCCCATCACGACCACCTCGAAAAAGAGTGGGAAGGCAATGAGCTAACCGAAGCAGGAGCACCGCTAGACTTCACCCTCGACAAAGAATCGCCCATCGACAAACTCAAACAGCACGCTGACGAAGCGCTGTACCAGGGCCGCTGGGTAGCGATGCTGATTTCTATGCACCTGTGTTTTTTAAATCAGGCCAAGGGAGAAGAAGACCCAGAAATGGCGAATTTTTTGAAGGAGCAGCGCCAGCGTCAGGCCCAGTGGCAGGCTGAACTTGGCGTTACCCAAGAAGACGCTGAAAAAGCTTATACCTTCATGCGGTGGTGCGATCGTATGTCGCTGATTTTGTCTCAGCGCCAGATACCCGCAGCCGGCCGTCAGCTTGAGATCACCAAGGGCCCTGATGGCAAGCAATACAACGTTCATGAGCTAGACTCTGGCGATTTGTGCGTTACGCCGTGGCCATTTTCCTGCGACAAGTTTACGGTTATGGTTGATGCCTCCTACCTATCACAGCTTCAGTTCAAATCTAATGAAGAATTAACTAAAGCTTTAATGGAGGCTCCACGCAAAACCTTAGCCTGGACTCTAAGGAAATCTGACGATTGA
- a CDS encoding SRPBCC family protein: protein MEDSVSTQPSKDTEAGKLERWASIISGGALVLGGLQQRSLRGILMAAAGGSLAYQGVQKKSTLKQVGEAVGIEKSILVEKTVTINRSAAELYSFWRKFDNLPKFMRHVKSVQVQDDQHSHWVANAPLDQSIEWDAVIVDDQPDRLIAWTSTDDAEVNHSGFVRFQRATGDRGTEVKVVMEYELPGGAMAAAIAKLFGEEPEQQIGDDLSRFKQLMETGEIATTDGQPKGA, encoded by the coding sequence GTGGAAGATTCCGTTAGCACGCAACCGTCAAAAGATACGGAGGCCGGTAAGTTAGAGCGGTGGGCGTCAATCATTAGCGGTGGCGCTTTGGTGCTCGGCGGCTTGCAGCAGCGATCGCTGCGGGGGATCTTGATGGCGGCTGCCGGTGGCAGCTTAGCCTATCAAGGTGTTCAAAAGAAAAGCACGCTCAAGCAGGTTGGCGAAGCCGTTGGTATTGAAAAGTCCATCTTGGTTGAGAAAACCGTCACGATCAATCGTTCGGCAGCAGAGCTCTACAGCTTCTGGCGGAAGTTTGACAACCTGCCCAAATTTATGCGCCATGTCAAGTCTGTGCAGGTTCAAGATGATCAGCATTCCCACTGGGTGGCCAACGCCCCCCTCGATCAGAGCATTGAGTGGGATGCGGTAATCGTGGATGACCAGCCCGATCGCCTAATTGCCTGGACCTCGACTGACGATGCCGAAGTGAACCACTCTGGGTTTGTGCGGTTTCAGCGCGCTACTGGCGATCGCGGCACCGAGGTCAAAGTGGTCATGGAGTATGAGCTGCCGGGTGGTGCTATGGCTGCTGCGATCGCCAAGCTCTTTGGCGAAGAACCCGAACAGCAGATCGGCGATGATCTCAGCCGCTTTAAGCAGCTGATGGAAACCGGAGAAATCGCCACTACTGACGGTCAACCCAAGGGAGCCTAG
- a CDS encoding hemerythrin domain-containing protein — translation MPATLDDQKRSAIAEKLADIKAIQNLIIDNEQQFLSECSDNHLRHRLEDMLEDDQKNLDIVETAITQYGIQAEPKPTVQEFVSQAKETLASSRLSMYEKIAQHELLKHGQVMSGLVVHKAAQVVGQDIEAAIAPLNTVNFENRAHQEQLKGMLEYLGTLELTGQEPKQGLWARVQDAVAAATGVVGSAVTQTSDKESADVMDLIFMDHQKARTLISEIRNAENDDQVKALFGQLYKDLVVHAKAEEAVVYPAVQPFYGDDTQELFDETAEIEGILNELKAMPSAGDQFMAKLKELKAMIGDHTRQEESTMFATIRKNMSSEEQQQLGMRFKETKQSLQSQM, via the coding sequence ATGCCTGCCACGCTTGACGATCAAAAGCGTTCTGCGATCGCAGAGAAGCTAGCCGACATCAAGGCTATTCAGAATTTGATTATTGATAACGAGCAGCAGTTTCTCAGCGAGTGCAGCGATAACCACCTGCGCCATCGTCTGGAAGACATGCTTGAGGATGACCAAAAGAATTTAGATATCGTTGAAACAGCCATTACCCAATATGGGATCCAGGCTGAGCCTAAACCTACAGTGCAGGAGTTTGTCAGCCAGGCAAAAGAAACTCTCGCAAGTTCTCGACTGAGCATGTACGAGAAAATTGCTCAGCACGAGTTGCTGAAGCATGGCCAGGTGATGTCGGGTCTGGTAGTTCACAAAGCGGCTCAGGTCGTTGGTCAAGATATCGAGGCAGCGATCGCTCCCCTCAACACCGTCAACTTCGAGAACCGTGCCCACCAGGAGCAACTCAAGGGCATGCTTGAGTACTTAGGAACCCTAGAGCTCACTGGTCAAGAACCCAAGCAGGGCCTGTGGGCTCGGGTGCAGGATGCTGTTGCCGCCGCCACTGGCGTTGTGGGCAGCGCTGTTACTCAAACCTCTGACAAAGAGTCTGCCGACGTTATGGACCTGATCTTTATGGATCACCAGAAGGCCAGGACCCTAATCAGCGAAATCAGAAACGCAGAGAACGACGACCAAGTTAAAGCGCTGTTTGGCCAACTGTACAAAGACCTCGTGGTGCACGCCAAGGCTGAAGAAGCCGTAGTCTACCCTGCGGTACAACCGTTCTATGGTGACGACACCCAAGAGCTGTTTGACGAAACGGCTGAAATAGAAGGCATTCTCAATGAGCTTAAAGCCATGCCCTCGGCAGGTGACCAGTTTATGGCTAAGCTCAAGGAGCTCAAGGCCATGATTGGCGACCACACCCGCCAAGAAGAAAGCACCATGTTTGCCACCATTCGCAAGAACATGTCGAGCGAAGAGCAGCAGCAACTGGGTATGCGCTTTAAGGAGACCAAGCAGTCGCTACAGAGCCAAATGTAG
- a CDS encoding BON domain-containing protein: MLISLEIGMVVVGLGLALMLVRLPKAGQSGIIAMICLALMLVSFTQPAFAGAVNGAAITDEQKDLNETLQSTPNDSQYEGIEYAEAKGTPLGDQDITDRIMSKVPDNLKVGVSNGAVQLSGKVKSRDTARAIIEDVKAIPGVHEVSYDLGLKEITQ, translated from the coding sequence ATGTTGATATCGTTAGAAATTGGAATGGTAGTGGTCGGTTTAGGCTTAGCCCTAATGCTGGTGCGTCTTCCTAAAGCTGGGCAGTCTGGCATAATCGCCATGATCTGTTTGGCTCTCATGCTGGTTAGCTTCACCCAACCCGCCTTCGCTGGTGCGGTTAACGGTGCGGCGATAACCGACGAGCAAAAAGACCTCAACGAGACGCTTCAGTCCACGCCCAACGACAGTCAATATGAGGGCATTGAGTATGCCGAAGCCAAAGGTACTCCTCTGGGCGATCAGGATATCACCGACAGAATCATGAGCAAAGTTCCTGATAACCTCAAGGTCGGCGTCTCCAACGGTGCTGTACAGCTATCGGGCAAGGTAAAGAGTCGCGACACGGCCCGAGCCATTATTGAAGATGTCAAAGCTATTCCTGGAGTACACGAGGTTTCCTACGATTTAGGTCTTAAGGAAATAACTCAATAA
- a CDS encoding BON domain-containing protein, producing MTWHNKIDFDHCDDGPAHGASSHSPMTPGLTNTYDDELREKAGMHTPPPPPECMGLEGEYDSFGLVRRLAQTLDQQPDLASIDTLTLTQHGSALCLAGSVDGAALDRIVDIASHLDGTREVDVSQVAVNH from the coding sequence ATGACTTGGCACAACAAAATCGATTTTGATCACTGCGATGACGGCCCTGCCCACGGGGCCTCATCGCACAGCCCCATGACTCCAGGTCTTACCAACACCTACGACGATGAACTGCGAGAGAAAGCGGGTATGCACACGCCACCGCCGCCGCCTGAGTGCATGGGCCTAGAAGGGGAATACGACTCTTTTGGGTTGGTGCGGCGGCTGGCTCAAACCCTTGACCAACAGCCCGATCTAGCGTCTATTGACACGCTAACTCTGACCCAACATGGCAGCGCACTCTGCTTAGCTGGCTCGGTAGACGGTGCGGCTTTAGACCGCATTGTGGATATTGCCAGTCACCTTGACGGCACCCGCGAGGTTGATGTCAGCCAGGTGGCGGTAAATCACTAG
- a CDS encoding acyl-CoA dehydrogenase family protein, translating to MADDFAAQAAAVDEPGAFPANEFEQLAKAGFLAAPLRVTLGGYGLGIEAASIHDLLRLLKHIGRGNLAIGRVYEGHVNALQLIQTFGTAEQIERYGREARDQHKLFGVWNAEDAEGLHLVPIGPNRYRMEGAKTFCSGGGYVERPFVNGKLPDGSWQMCIVPMDEVRTACDRTWWQPMGMQATASYKIDFTGVELGAEALIGQPGDYLRQPWLTAGVVRFAAVQLGGAEALFDLTRQYLQGQQRTEHPYQQERLGQMAIALESGNLWLRGAADRLADYDVQFGGTPQVVHPHQARLVAYANMMRTAIEQICIDTMQLCQRSVGTRGLLSPHAMERVIRDLTLYLRQPAFDAALAGVGSYALAETTPASRLW from the coding sequence ATGGCCGATGACTTTGCAGCTCAGGCGGCGGCAGTCGACGAGCCGGGGGCATTTCCAGCGAATGAGTTTGAGCAGTTGGCCAAGGCAGGGTTTTTAGCTGCTCCCCTGCGCGTTACCCTAGGCGGCTATGGCCTTGGCATTGAGGCCGCTTCGATCCACGATCTGCTGAGGCTGCTCAAACACATTGGCCGAGGCAATTTGGCGATCGGGCGGGTGTATGAGGGGCATGTGAATGCACTGCAGCTGATTCAAACCTTTGGCACGGCGGAGCAAATTGAGCGCTACGGCCGAGAGGCGCGAGATCAGCACAAGCTGTTTGGCGTTTGGAATGCGGAAGATGCCGAGGGCCTGCATTTGGTGCCTATTGGCCCAAACCGCTACCGGATGGAGGGAGCTAAGACCTTTTGCTCGGGGGGCGGCTACGTGGAGCGCCCCTTTGTGAATGGCAAGCTGCCCGATGGGTCGTGGCAAATGTGCATTGTGCCTATGGATGAGGTGAGAACGGCCTGCGATCGCACCTGGTGGCAGCCCATGGGTATGCAGGCCACTGCCAGCTACAAGATTGACTTTACCGGCGTAGAGCTAGGGGCCGAGGCGTTGATTGGCCAGCCGGGCGACTACCTGCGACAACCCTGGCTGACCGCCGGGGTAGTGCGCTTTGCTGCGGTGCAGCTGGGCGGTGCCGAGGCGCTATTTGACCTGACGCGGCAGTATTTGCAGGGTCAGCAACGCACCGAGCATCCCTACCAGCAAGAGCGGCTGGGCCAGATGGCGATCGCCTTGGAAAGCGGCAATCTCTGGCTGCGCGGAGCCGCCGATCGCTTAGCTGATTACGACGTGCAGTTTGGTGGCACCCCCCAGGTAGTGCATCCTCACCAGGCGCGGCTGGTGGCTTATGCCAACATGATGCGCACCGCCATTGAGCAAATTTGCATAGACACCATGCAGCTGTGCCAGCGTTCGGTAGGCACCCGAGGACTACTGTCGCCCCACGCTATGGAGCGGGTGATTCGCGACTTGACCCTTTACCTGCGGCAACCCGCTTTTGACGCCGCCCTGGCGGGGGTAGGAAGCTATGCCCTAGCTGAAACGACTCCGGCCAGTCGTCTATGGTGA
- a CDS encoding iron-containing redox enzyme family protein, which translates to MFSVINNRDLRTENEVHGSSTVKDFNFVAAEEQLIKLLNLENLDQQVTQVPNCTQELEAAISAALPLAYGDPSEPGDDSAHLFLQRVLYRINRLNLFWYDDLSHYKNERSLYLQWVRDRIESIWQAWELGQIDVKSLQQQNVEQTLRDWYEADLNPPVTENRRFLREDLDREGYRRLLAIASLDGLVEASRMSRILGGASNEVQAMLIRVLMEEYGNGRLARKHSTFFAKMMAEMDLNTKAEGYFDLAPWQLLASINHNFLLTECKRYFLRYNGGLTYFEIVGPSIYTDYLIAAQRLSLSEESSGYWELHIREDERHGLWMLQDVALPLAEQYADNAWEILLGYAQEKFIGDRAGDAIIQCIKQATAPLPKFL; encoded by the coding sequence ATGTTTTCCGTTATAAACAATCGCGACTTGAGGACAGAAAACGAAGTACATGGCTCCTCAACAGTCAAAGATTTTAACTTTGTCGCCGCTGAAGAACAGCTAATCAAGCTGCTAAACCTGGAAAATCTTGATCAGCAGGTCACCCAAGTTCCCAACTGTACCCAAGAGCTAGAAGCTGCTATTTCGGCGGCGCTTCCCCTAGCCTATGGGGATCCTTCTGAACCTGGTGATGACTCCGCCCATCTGTTTTTACAGCGCGTTTTGTACCGAATTAATCGCCTCAATCTTTTTTGGTACGACGATTTATCTCACTACAAAAACGAGCGCTCTCTATATTTGCAGTGGGTGCGCGATCGCATTGAGTCGATCTGGCAAGCTTGGGAGTTAGGGCAAATAGATGTCAAATCTCTTCAGCAACAGAATGTAGAGCAGACCCTGCGAGATTGGTATGAGGCAGACTTAAATCCACCCGTTACCGAAAACAGACGCTTCCTGCGAGAAGATCTAGACCGAGAGGGCTATCGACGTTTGCTGGCGATCGCTTCTTTAGATGGCTTAGTGGAAGCTAGCCGCATGTCTCGCATTTTAGGCGGGGCGAGTAACGAAGTTCAGGCCATGCTGATCCGTGTTTTGATGGAGGAGTACGGCAACGGTCGCCTGGCCCGAAAGCACTCGACCTTTTTTGCTAAAATGATGGCCGAAATGGACCTAAACACCAAGGCGGAAGGGTATTTTGACCTTGCCCCTTGGCAGCTCTTAGCCAGCATTAACCACAATTTTTTGCTAACCGAATGTAAGCGCTATTTTCTGCGTTACAACGGCGGGCTCACCTACTTTGAAATTGTTGGCCCTTCAATTTACACTGACTATCTGATAGCGGCTCAACGGTTGAGCCTCAGTGAAGAGTCATCGGGATACTGGGAATTGCATATTCGCGAAGATGAGCGTCACGGTCTGTGGATGCTGCAAGATGTAGCGCTCCCCCTAGCAGAGCAGTACGCCGACAATGCCTGGGAAATTTTGCTGGGTTATGCCCAGGAAAAATTCATTGGAGACCGGGCTGGCGATGCGATTATTCAGTGCATCAAACAGGCAACTGCTCCTTTGCCCAAATTTCTCTAG
- a CDS encoding zinc-dependent alcohol dehydrogenase, with protein sequence MKAVCWHGTHDVRVDTVPDPTILNPRDAIIKITSTAICGSDLHLYDGFIPTMQSGDILGHEFMGEVVETGPGVSNLKQGDRVVVPFTISCGSCFFCNQDLWSLCDNSNPNAWMAEKFYGHSPSGLFGYSHLMGGYAGGQAEYVRVPFADVGPLKVPDGLTDEQVLFLTDIFPTGYMAAENCDIQPGDTVAVWGCGPVGQFAIRSAFMLGAERVIAIDRVPERLALAQAGGAEVLNYEELDPGEALKEMTGGRGPDSCIDSVGMEAHGTGPMALYDTVKQAVRLESDRPQVLRQAIAACRKGGKVSVPGVYGGFIDKVPMGAFVNKGLTMRSGQTHVHKYLKPLLERVQKGEIDPSFVITHRLPLDEAPRAYKIFRDKEDNCIKVVLKPFATTA encoded by the coding sequence ATGAAAGCAGTTTGCTGGCATGGCACCCACGATGTTCGGGTAGACACTGTGCCCGACCCGACAATTTTAAATCCGCGCGACGCCATTATTAAGATCACCTCTACGGCGATTTGTGGGTCTGACCTACACCTCTACGATGGCTTTATTCCCACCATGCAATCAGGGGATATTTTAGGCCACGAATTCATGGGGGAAGTAGTCGAAACCGGGCCAGGGGTGAGCAACCTCAAGCAGGGCGATCGCGTGGTGGTGCCATTCACCATCTCCTGCGGCAGCTGCTTTTTTTGCAACCAAGATCTGTGGTCGCTGTGCGACAACTCCAACCCCAACGCGTGGATGGCCGAGAAATTTTACGGCCACTCGCCCTCAGGTTTGTTTGGCTACTCTCACCTAATGGGGGGCTATGCCGGGGGTCAGGCCGAATACGTGCGGGTGCCCTTCGCTGACGTCGGCCCGCTCAAGGTGCCCGATGGCCTCACCGATGAGCAAGTACTCTTTCTCACCGACATTTTTCCCACCGGCTACATGGCGGCCGAAAACTGTGACATTCAGCCCGGCGACACGGTGGCTGTGTGGGGCTGTGGCCCAGTGGGTCAGTTTGCCATTCGCAGTGCCTTTATGCTCGGCGCTGAGCGGGTAATTGCTATTGACCGTGTGCCTGAGCGCTTGGCTCTGGCCCAGGCTGGCGGAGCAGAAGTTCTCAATTACGAAGAGCTTGACCCTGGGGAAGCCCTAAAAGAGATGACCGGCGGTCGGGGACCCGACAGTTGCATCGACTCCGTCGGCATGGAGGCCCATGGCACTGGCCCCATGGCGCTCTACGACACCGTGAAACAGGCGGTGCGTCTGGAAAGCGATCGCCCTCAGGTGCTGCGGCAGGCGATCGCCGCCTGTCGTAAGGGGGGCAAGGTTTCCGTCCCCGGTGTCTACGGTGGGTTTATCGACAAAGTGCCAATGGGTGCCTTTGTCAACAAAGGGCTAACGATGCGATCGGGCCAAACCCACGTTCACAAATACCTCAAGCCGCTGCTAGAGCGGGTGCAAAAGGGAGAAATCGATCCCTCTTTTGTAATTACCCACCGGCTACCCCTCGATGAGGCTCCCCGCGCCTACAAAATCTTTCGTGACAAAGAAGACAACTGTATCAAGGTCGTCCTCAAACCTTTTGCTACCACTGCATAG
- a CDS encoding phage holin family protein yields MWSILLSGLATALSLLVVDLVVPGVTINTLTAAAIAAASVGVVNAFLKPTLQTLTMPINAVSFGAFSLVLNGLCLWLASLVVPGFYITGIIGFLVGPLVLSAVNTFINNYFDKKAPAFLRDGTGSELSTERSSQL; encoded by the coding sequence ATGTGGAGCATTCTTTTATCTGGCTTGGCAACGGCCCTTAGCCTGCTGGTTGTGGATCTAGTTGTGCCTGGGGTTACCATCAACACCCTAACCGCAGCGGCGATCGCGGCTGCTTCGGTCGGCGTGGTCAACGCTTTTCTCAAGCCGACGCTGCAAACCCTGACCATGCCTATCAACGCCGTTAGCTTCGGGGCATTTTCCCTGGTTCTAAACGGCCTTTGCCTGTGGCTGGCCTCTCTGGTGGTGCCCGGCTTCTACATCACCGGCATCATTGGTTTTCTGGTAGGTCCGCTGGTGCTATCGGCGGTGAACACCTTCATCAACAACTACTTTGACAAGAAAGCTCCTGCTTTCCTGCGCGATGGCACGGGTTCTGAGCTCAGCACCGAGCGCTCGTCTCAGCTCTAG
- the crtO gene encoding beta-carotene ketolase CrtO → MQTFDVILIGAGHNGLVCAGYLLKAGYSVLLLERRSIPGGAATTEEAMPEEAPGFHFNLCAIDHEFIHLGPVVEELELEKYGLEYLFCDPITYCPQADGRAFLAHRSVDKTCAEIARYSERDAVKYKEYMTFWDKLTQGITPIFNAPPKSIVDILGNYGLHNIKDLLSVLGGVDKTLDLVRTMLTSPENILNEWFDTEVVKAPLARLSSELGGPPSEKTLAIGSMMMGLRHNPGVARPRGGTGALVSALVRMVEDHGGTILCDQAVERLLINAEGRVEGVRVADGQEYRATKGVISNIDAQRVFQDLVPAADAQSFAPELSERLDRRIVNNNEGILKIDCALSEMPRFEAYNHQDEYLIGSVLIADTVDQVETAHTMPMQGLIPDHDPSLYVVVPTVMDPSMAPPGQHTLWIEFFAPYQVKDAEGTGLFGTGWTDELKNKVADRVIDKLADYTPNLKQSIMARRVESPAELTQRIGVRKGNHYHIDMTLDQMVFFRPLPELANYQTPIEGLFLTGAGTHPGGSISGMPGRNCARVFLSVQEPLAYNLKEAGNWLKDRFKSVAGLGS, encoded by the coding sequence ATGCAAACGTTTGATGTCATTCTTATTGGTGCAGGCCACAACGGCTTGGTTTGTGCCGGTTATCTATTGAAAGCGGGCTACAGTGTTCTGTTGCTAGAGCGACGGTCAATCCCCGGCGGAGCTGCTACTACCGAAGAGGCTATGCCAGAGGAAGCCCCCGGTTTTCATTTTAACCTCTGCGCCATCGACCACGAGTTCATTCATTTGGGGCCGGTCGTTGAGGAGCTAGAGCTAGAGAAGTACGGGTTAGAGTATCTCTTTTGCGACCCAATTACCTATTGTCCCCAAGCCGACGGCAGGGCGTTTTTGGCCCACCGCTCGGTTGACAAAACCTGCGCCGAAATCGCTCGCTACAGCGAAAGAGACGCGGTGAAATACAAAGAATACATGACCTTCTGGGACAAGCTCACCCAGGGAATTACTCCTATATTTAACGCCCCGCCAAAATCTATCGTCGACATTCTAGGCAACTACGGTCTGCACAACATTAAAGATCTACTGTCGGTTTTGGGTGGTGTAGATAAAACGCTGGATCTGGTGCGCACCATGCTCACTAGCCCCGAAAACATCCTCAACGAGTGGTTTGATACGGAAGTGGTTAAAGCTCCCCTGGCGCGACTGTCGTCAGAACTAGGAGGCCCACCCTCTGAGAAAACCCTGGCCATTGGCTCAATGATGATGGGGCTGCGTCATAACCCTGGGGTAGCTCGCCCCCGTGGTGGCACAGGAGCCCTAGTCTCGGCCCTGGTACGGATGGTTGAAGACCACGGGGGCACTATTCTCTGCGACCAAGCGGTAGAGCGACTTTTGATTAACGCCGAAGGGCGGGTTGAGGGAGTGCGCGTGGCCGATGGGCAAGAGTACCGTGCCACCAAAGGGGTGATCTCAAATATTGATGCCCAGCGAGTCTTTCAAGACTTGGTGCCCGCCGCCGATGCCCAATCCTTTGCTCCTGAACTGAGCGAACGGCTCGATCGCCGCATCGTCAACAACAACGAAGGCATTCTAAAAATTGACTGCGCCCTGTCAGAAATGCCCCGCTTTGAGGCCTACAATCACCAAGACGAGTATCTGATTGGCTCTGTCTTGATTGCCGACACGGTGGATCAGGTGGAAACAGCCCACACCATGCCTATGCAGGGGTTGATTCCCGACCACGATCCCTCGCTGTATGTGGTGGTTCCCACGGTGATGGATCCGTCGATGGCCCCTCCGGGTCAGCACACCCTATGGATTGAGTTTTTTGCCCCCTATCAAGTTAAAGACGCTGAGGGCACTGGGCTGTTCGGCACCGGCTGGACGGATGAGCTGAAGAATAAGGTCGCCGATCGTGTGATCGATAAGCTGGCCGACTACACCCCCAACCTCAAGCAGTCGATTATGGCTCGACGGGTTGAAAGCCCTGCTGAGCTGACCCAGCGGATTGGGGTGCGCAAGGGCAACCACTACCATATCGATATGACCCTCGACCAGATGGTATTCTTTCGCCCGCTGCCCGAACTGGCCAACTACCAAACCCCAATTGAAGGGCTGTTTTTGACCGGGGCAGGCACTCACCCAGGCGGCTCGATTTCGGGCATGCCGGGGCGCAACTGTGCTCGGGTATTTCTCAGTGTGCAAGAACCCCTGGCTTATAATTTAAAAGAAGCCGGCAACTGGTTGAAAGATCGGTTTAAGTCTGTGGCTGGTTTAGGCAGTTAG
- a CDS encoding SAM-dependent methyltransferase — MNKTVLASDAAIEVKSPNQVFFCPEESQFYAQCLEKMVLSQSTSADTIIEFGSGDGSPVIQALLRSAFDGTIQGYELNADSYKLAKLRIEQYGLTPYYQVHNNCFFNSSPEKARYLIANPPYLPAPDNNLYMPSLHGGADGAGITNQLLTLGCEQVMLMISAYSNPVDTINHAKQLGYDVVDFMVTPLKFGYYSSEPKVRNTITELQRRRQAFFSERIYFLAGVLFRQKSALTSCLSEEFLKVMTAL; from the coding sequence ATGAACAAAACTGTGTTAGCCTCTGATGCTGCGATCGAGGTTAAGTCTCCTAATCAGGTGTTTTTCTGCCCTGAAGAGTCTCAATTTTATGCCCAGTGTTTAGAGAAGATGGTGCTATCGCAAAGCACTTCAGCGGACACCATCATTGAATTTGGTTCCGGCGATGGTAGCCCTGTAATTCAAGCCCTGCTCAGAAGTGCCTTTGATGGAACAATTCAAGGATATGAGCTAAATGCAGACTCCTATAAGCTGGCGAAGCTTAGAATTGAGCAGTATGGTCTAACACCTTATTATCAAGTTCATAACAACTGCTTCTTTAACAGCTCCCCAGAAAAAGCGCGTTATCTGATCGCAAATCCTCCTTACCTGCCAGCTCCAGACAACAATTTGTATATGCCGTCTCTGCACGGTGGTGCCGATGGGGCAGGTATTACTAATCAGCTCTTGACGTTAGGTTGTGAGCAGGTGATGTTGATGATTTCAGCCTATTCAAACCCCGTTGACACTATTAACCACGCTAAACAACTTGGTTATGATGTGGTCGACTTTATGGTCACTCCCCTCAAGTTTGGCTACTACAGCTCAGAACCTAAGGTCAGGAATACCATCACGGAGCTTCAGCGCCGTCGCCAAGCATTTTTCTCAGAAAGAATTTACTTCTTAGCCGGGGTACTCTTCCGTCAGAAGAGTGCATTGACCTCGTGCCTGTCAGAGGAATTCTTGAAGGTAATGACCGCGCTGTAG